In Halanaeroarchaeum sp. HSR-CO, one DNA window encodes the following:
- a CDS encoding helix-turn-helix domain-containing protein gives MSWKDSDPQPLARTALDTLPLRIAVIDNDGVIVETNRGWREFAAEQGISDPAMIGTPYFDAGGEDDLESYQGIRHVLAGDQDLFVHEYPCETAAGKRWYMMRVAPFVREQERFGTVAHIDITNRKRQEQRRNALLVRIEGLITDISVLLSGADNPDIVLRELPGILITVDGYRVGWTARRNLADTRIETIGTAGPTSIRAGQTLPLDPSEEPSPGVKALLDGQPIEVAVDPSGDGPAPSIPVEEPISREIAVPIRFHDVTYGLLGVFTDDRIVFQEQEREVLSAIASLVGQGLASLEQRHLLSGASGVALTFTGRVPDSPLIALWNSLDIDFQVVDLTDRVEGSEFIIQIPDGTFEDVQERVHSLETISEKTLIQTGDSTLVGVEMVDPVLESIKPEPAVIESYRVTSGELRCRLLVESRRQARSVYDRVTDEWPDLELLAIAEREPRPASEQPFQDRITSQLTDRQSQAIRLATHSGYFDADRTVDGETLASAMDVTRQTFHQHLRAAQAKIFGELFQGDADGLALLDF, from the coding sequence ATGAGCTGGAAAGACTCTGACCCACAGCCACTCGCACGAACCGCACTCGATACACTTCCATTGCGAATCGCGGTTATCGACAACGACGGTGTAATCGTCGAAACGAACCGGGGGTGGCGAGAGTTTGCAGCGGAGCAAGGCATCAGCGATCCTGCCATGATCGGAACGCCGTACTTCGATGCTGGCGGGGAGGACGACCTCGAGTCGTACCAGGGGATTCGCCACGTTCTTGCGGGAGATCAGGACCTCTTCGTCCACGAGTATCCCTGTGAAACCGCGGCTGGCAAGCGGTGGTATATGATGCGTGTCGCACCGTTCGTCAGGGAGCAGGAACGGTTCGGTACCGTCGCTCACATCGACATTACGAATCGCAAACGACAGGAGCAGCGACGGAATGCGCTTCTGGTCCGTATCGAGGGGCTCATCACCGATATCTCGGTTCTCCTCTCGGGAGCAGATAACCCGGACATCGTTCTCCGGGAACTGCCCGGTATCCTAATCACAGTCGATGGATATCGAGTCGGCTGGACCGCCCGTCGCAATCTCGCCGACACACGAATCGAGACTATCGGTACGGCGGGCCCGACATCGATACGAGCGGGACAGACACTCCCGCTCGATCCATCCGAGGAGCCGTCGCCAGGCGTGAAAGCCCTCCTCGATGGGCAGCCTATCGAAGTGGCAGTCGACCCATCTGGGGACGGCCCTGCTCCATCGATTCCCGTCGAAGAGCCGATCTCACGGGAAATCGCGGTGCCGATACGGTTTCACGACGTCACCTACGGCCTCCTGGGCGTGTTTACCGACGATAGAATCGTCTTCCAGGAGCAAGAACGTGAGGTCCTGTCTGCTATCGCATCTCTCGTTGGACAGGGTCTCGCATCGCTCGAGCAACGTCATCTTCTCTCTGGCGCCAGCGGCGTGGCCCTTACCTTCACCGGTCGTGTCCCAGATTCGCCCCTCATTGCCCTCTGGAACTCCCTGGATATCGACTTCCAGGTCGTCGATCTGACCGATCGAGTCGAAGGATCCGAGTTCATCATCCAGATTCCCGACGGGACGTTCGAGGATGTCCAGGAACGAGTACACTCACTCGAGACGATCAGTGAGAAAACCCTCATTCAGACCGGTGACTCGACTCTCGTGGGCGTGGAGATGGTCGATCCGGTTCTCGAGTCGATCAAGCCCGAGCCGGCGGTTATCGAATCGTATCGAGTTACCAGCGGTGAGTTGCGGTGTAGACTCCTCGTCGAATCCCGACGTCAGGCACGTTCCGTCTATGATCGGGTGACCGACGAGTGGCCGGACCTCGAACTCCTCGCGATTGCGGAACGGGAGCCACGACCGGCATCCGAGCAACCGTTTCAGGACCGAATCACGTCCCAGCTCACCGACAGACAATCACAGGCCATCAGACTCGCTACTCACTCTGGATATTTCGACGCTGATCGGACCGTCGACGGGGAGACCCTCGCGTCGGCGATGGATGTGACCCGTCAAACGTTCCACCAACATCTCCGCGCGGCCCAGGCGAAAATCTTCGGCGAGCTTTTTCAGGGGGACGCGGATGGGCTCGCACTGCTAGATTTTTGA
- the guaB gene encoding IMP dehydrogenase: MAKDSPTDRTFSEKLEVPEALTFDDVLLRPAESRVEPDEADVSTRISTNIELNVPILSAAMDTVTEANLAIAMAREGGLGVLHQNMDVDDAVAAVERVKRADEMTIRRENVVTAAPDQTVDEVDRMMDRAGVSGAPVVDEADRVLGIISGTDIRPYLEVGERDEVREAMTDEVITAGEDVTARDALELMYEHKIERVPIVDEDDHLVGLVTMQGILARREHENAARDEDGRLLVGVAVGPFDEERAIAADEAGADALFIDTAHAHNLNVVDSARDIKARVDADVIVGNIGTREAATDLVDFADGLKVGIGPGSICTTRVVTGAGMPQVTAVAQVADVAKEHDVPVIADGGIRYSGDAAKAIAAGADAVMLGSYFAGTDEAPGRVITIQGKKYKQYRGMGSVGAMQSGGGDRYLKEDSDDEDYVPEGVEAATPYKGSLASELHQLVGGIQSGMGYVGAGTLDEFKHQARFVRVSQAGQQEGHPHDVMITDEAPNYKPQSD, from the coding sequence ATGGCGAAGGATTCACCAACGGACCGTACTTTCTCCGAGAAACTCGAGGTGCCGGAGGCGCTCACGTTCGACGACGTGTTGCTTCGACCGGCCGAGAGTAGGGTCGAACCCGACGAGGCCGACGTCTCGACGCGCATCTCGACCAATATCGAACTCAACGTTCCCATCCTCTCTGCGGCGATGGACACCGTCACCGAGGCCAACCTCGCCATCGCGATGGCGCGCGAGGGCGGTCTCGGCGTCCTTCACCAGAACATGGACGTCGATGACGCGGTCGCAGCGGTAGAACGAGTCAAGCGAGCCGACGAGATGACGATTCGTCGAGAGAACGTCGTCACGGCTGCTCCGGACCAGACCGTCGACGAGGTCGACCGGATGATGGACCGTGCTGGCGTCAGTGGGGCGCCCGTCGTCGACGAAGCGGACCGCGTGCTCGGTATCATCTCCGGGACGGACATCCGTCCGTATCTCGAGGTCGGTGAACGAGACGAAGTCCGCGAGGCGATGACCGACGAGGTGATCACTGCCGGCGAGGACGTGACCGCTCGCGACGCGCTCGAGTTGATGTACGAACACAAGATCGAACGCGTCCCTATCGTCGACGAGGACGACCATCTCGTCGGTCTCGTCACCATGCAAGGGATCCTGGCCCGCCGGGAACACGAGAACGCGGCGCGGGACGAGGACGGCCGATTACTCGTGGGTGTGGCCGTCGGCCCCTTCGACGAAGAGCGGGCCATCGCCGCCGACGAGGCCGGTGCCGATGCTCTGTTCATCGATACCGCGCACGCGCACAACCTGAACGTCGTCGATAGCGCCCGCGATATCAAAGCGAGAGTCGATGCCGACGTCATCGTCGGGAACATCGGGACCAGGGAAGCGGCGACCGATCTCGTCGACTTCGCGGACGGGCTGAAAGTCGGTATCGGCCCGGGGAGTATCTGTACGACTCGCGTCGTCACCGGTGCGGGGATGCCACAGGTCACTGCCGTCGCGCAGGTCGCCGACGTCGCGAAAGAACACGACGTCCCCGTCATCGCCGATGGTGGGATTCGGTACTCCGGTGACGCCGCGAAGGCGATCGCTGCCGGCGCCGATGCAGTGATGCTCGGGTCGTACTTCGCCGGAACGGACGAAGCACCGGGTCGTGTCATCACCATTCAGGGCAAGAAGTACAAGCAGTATCGCGGGATGGGATCGGTCGGAGCGATGCAGTCCGGAGGTGGCGACCGTTACCTCAAGGAGGATTCGGACGACGAAGATTACGTCCCCGAAGGCGTCGAGGCCGCGACCCCGTACAAGGGCAGTTTGGCGAGTGAACTTCACCAACTCGTCGGTGGCATCCAGTCGGGAATGGGATACGTCGGCGCCGGAACTCTCGACGAGTTCAAACACCAGGCCCGGTTCGTCCGCGTCTCACAGGCTGGCCAGCAGGAGGGCCACCCTCACGACGTGATGATCACCGACGAGGCGCCGAACTACAAACCCCAGTCCGACTGA
- a CDS encoding DUF5794 domain-containing protein: MSSSRHPVALRLERQVGGATKLLATVMLLPLADGIFAALVLSGALDTVVGIVQVGLLVFGGSATLAVIIAEMDRNMPQQAASVLIVGIPLIVIAVVEAAFAPTIASVLDIVIFERFAAVVIIAIAAKTASATIGDYLPRPSIIVVLGLIASIQPAGATLTVTPDIELMARAGAAGLVGVSFAMGVVVLRPYIEGLVDIDRFRFGTAIALGTLAFSVIGLIPSNAPLPVFIVAGLLAFDPAAEPDAGRENEREAPAARARAPTADGGSEELGTDVAEPADPMRQGYGYPGEEHTDDRAPWM; encoded by the coding sequence ATGAGTAGTTCACGGCACCCAGTCGCTCTGAGACTCGAGCGACAGGTAGGTGGTGCGACCAAGCTCCTCGCGACGGTGATGCTCCTCCCCCTGGCCGACGGTATCTTCGCCGCCCTCGTGCTCTCGGGCGCGCTCGACACCGTCGTCGGCATCGTGCAGGTGGGCCTGCTCGTCTTCGGTGGCAGCGCCACCCTCGCGGTCATCATCGCCGAGATGGACCGCAACATGCCCCAGCAGGCGGCGAGCGTCCTCATCGTCGGTATCCCGTTGATCGTCATCGCGGTCGTCGAAGCCGCGTTCGCCCCGACCATCGCGAGCGTCCTCGACATCGTGATCTTCGAGCGGTTCGCCGCCGTCGTCATCATCGCTATCGCGGCGAAGACTGCCTCGGCAACCATCGGCGACTACCTCCCCCGGCCGAGTATCATCGTCGTCCTCGGACTCATCGCGAGCATCCAGCCCGCTGGCGCCACCCTCACCGTGACGCCGGACATCGAACTGATGGCCCGTGCCGGTGCAGCGGGTCTCGTCGGTGTCAGCTTCGCCATGGGCGTCGTGGTCCTCCGCCCGTACATCGAGGGACTCGTCGACATCGACCGCTTCCGGTTCGGGACCGCCATCGCCCTGGGAACGCTCGCGTTCTCGGTCATCGGCCTCATCCCGAGTAACGCCCCGCTCCCGGTGTTCATCGTCGCCGGTCTGCTCGCGTTCGATCCGGCCGCCGAGCCGGATGCAGGACGCGAAAACGAGCGTGAAGCCCCCGCCGCACGGGCGAGAGCCCCCACCGCCGACGGTGGCAGTGAGGAGCTCGGCACGGACGTCGCCGAACCAGCCGATCCGATGCGCCAGGGATACGGCTATCCCGGAGAGGAGCACACCGACGACCGCGCTCCGTGGATGTAG
- a CDS encoding HAMP domain-containing sensor histidine kinase, with protein MGRATLLDESIDSPHLELLLEALDRIEEIVENTLTLARDGETVSDFAPVELADIAGRCWGMVETAGASLSIEGTGTIHGDVDRLNHLFENFFRNAEEHGATNTLMESEHGVEADRSPVTVWVGLLEEGGFYVADDGPGIPEQLRESIFDPGYTSSAEGTGFGLAICRRIVEAPGWAIRVTESDTGGARFEITGIERAD; from the coding sequence ATGGGTCGGGCGACCCTCCTGGACGAGTCTATCGACAGTCCACATCTGGAGTTGCTGCTAGAGGCGCTCGATCGTATCGAGGAGATCGTCGAGAACACGCTGACACTGGCGCGGGATGGAGAGACCGTCTCGGATTTCGCGCCGGTCGAACTGGCCGATATCGCCGGTCGCTGCTGGGGGATGGTGGAGACTGCGGGAGCCAGCCTGTCGATTGAAGGGACCGGAACGATCCACGGGGACGTCGACCGACTCAATCACCTCTTCGAGAATTTCTTTCGGAATGCCGAGGAGCACGGAGCGACGAACACTCTGATGGAATCCGAACACGGAGTCGAAGCCGATCGAAGTCCCGTCACTGTTTGGGTGGGTCTTCTGGAGGAGGGCGGGTTCTACGTGGCGGACGATGGCCCGGGAATCCCGGAACAGCTGCGCGAATCGATTTTCGATCCGGGATACACCTCGAGCGCCGAAGGAACGGGATTCGGACTCGCCATCTGTCGCCGAATCGTCGAAGCCCCCGGCTGGGCGATACGAGTGACCGAGAGCGACACGGGCGGTGCCCGCTTCGAGATAACTGGTATCGAGCGCGCCGATTGA
- a CDS encoding DUF5795 family protein, with protein MSANRVVQGRMVTPKKLAAMVEGDDVMEADQITDADRECPECDGDVVTVGYMPDVTAYRHGYKCQDCDWATVEDA; from the coding sequence ATGAGTGCTAATCGTGTCGTCCAGGGGCGGATGGTCACCCCCAAGAAGCTAGCCGCGATGGTCGAGGGCGACGACGTGATGGAGGCGGACCAGATTACCGATGCCGACCGTGAGTGTCCGGAGTGCGATGGCGACGTCGTAACCGTCGGCTATATGCCGGACGTGACGGCCTATCGTCACGGCTACAAGTGCCAGGACTGCGACTGGGCGACCGTCGAAGACGCGTAA
- a CDS encoding methyl-accepting chemotaxis protein translates to MGIVASPVQTIRSHYGAKLGFGLVAIVGVTVGFGIAIHLEIQSLVGETQAARTVTSYVFGLILLMVISFGLLGATVGTNTVITLRHLTKQAESIANGDLDTEFDTPRVDEFGTLYASFDEMRDSLQKHIRDVEAAKEEAESAKDRAERRQQQAEALNSHLETKAKSYQDVMEACAAGDLRQRVDSTSQSEAMTEIGVAFNEMVDELEATVADVQAFADFVAEATSEATESVDAVQTASTNVNESVDTISHGAHEQSEKLQEVFSEVERLSTSAQQIDAIVDDIGDTTESAAEVGQVGQAAANSALQELDEIQSATRETSTAIENLNEEMEAIDDIASVITEVAEQTNLLAVNASIEAARADVEGSGFAVVADEIQSLSEETMESAERIENRIDAIRSQTEETVDRMQETTQRIDAGVETVEDAIDQLEAGADLVDDIHAGVQEIDTATEEQARATQNVVSMIGTAADIAEQTTEETDDVAAATQEQVASLREVREEMTTLTDRASQLHEATSSFTAESGLDSESPTGTAEIGVADD, encoded by the coding sequence ATGGGAATCGTCGCCTCACCCGTGCAAACTATTCGATCACATTATGGCGCGAAACTCGGATTCGGCCTCGTGGCAATCGTGGGCGTAACGGTCGGGTTTGGAATCGCGATTCACCTCGAGATACAATCCCTCGTCGGGGAAACACAGGCCGCGAGGACGGTAACGTCGTACGTTTTCGGACTTATCCTGCTCATGGTCATTAGCTTTGGATTGCTCGGCGCGACCGTCGGGACGAACACGGTGATCACACTACGCCATCTCACGAAACAGGCCGAGTCGATCGCAAACGGTGATCTCGACACGGAATTCGACACTCCACGGGTCGACGAGTTCGGGACCCTGTACGCGTCCTTCGACGAGATGCGCGACTCCCTCCAGAAACACATCCGGGACGTGGAGGCGGCAAAAGAGGAGGCAGAGAGCGCGAAAGACCGTGCAGAACGCCGCCAACAGCAGGCTGAAGCATTGAACTCACATCTCGAGACGAAAGCCAAATCGTATCAGGATGTGATGGAAGCCTGTGCAGCAGGGGATCTTCGCCAGCGGGTCGACTCGACGAGCCAGAGCGAGGCAATGACCGAGATCGGCGTCGCTTTCAACGAAATGGTCGACGAACTCGAAGCTACTGTCGCGGACGTCCAGGCGTTCGCAGACTTCGTCGCCGAGGCGACTTCGGAGGCCACGGAAAGTGTCGACGCCGTCCAGACAGCCAGCACGAACGTCAATGAATCCGTGGATACGATCTCCCACGGTGCACACGAGCAAAGCGAAAAACTGCAGGAGGTCTTTTCGGAGGTCGAGCGGCTCTCGACGTCCGCACAACAAATCGATGCCATCGTCGACGATATCGGCGACACGACCGAATCGGCTGCAGAAGTCGGACAGGTCGGACAGGCGGCCGCGAATTCGGCGCTGCAGGAACTCGACGAAATTCAGTCTGCGACGAGAGAGACATCGACCGCGATCGAAAATCTCAACGAGGAGATGGAGGCTATCGACGATATCGCCTCCGTGATTACGGAGGTGGCCGAGCAGACCAACTTACTGGCCGTCAACGCCTCGATAGAGGCGGCGAGAGCGGATGTCGAGGGTAGCGGATTCGCGGTGGTCGCCGACGAAATTCAATCACTCTCCGAAGAGACGATGGAGTCAGCCGAGCGAATCGAGAACCGAATAGACGCCATTCGGAGTCAAACCGAAGAGACTGTCGATCGAATGCAGGAGACGACCCAGCGCATCGACGCCGGCGTCGAGACCGTCGAAGACGCCATCGACCAACTGGAAGCGGGGGCGGATCTGGTCGACGATATCCACGCCGGCGTCCAGGAAATCGATACGGCGACCGAGGAGCAGGCCAGGGCCACGCAGAACGTCGTTTCTATGATAGGCACGGCAGCCGACATCGCCGAGCAAACCACCGAAGAGACGGACGACGTCGCGGCTGCCACACAGGAACAGGTCGCGAGCCTCCGTGAGGTTCGTGAAGAAATGACGACGCTGACAGACCGTGCCAGCCAGCTACACGAAGCGACGTCGTCGTTCACCGCCGAAAGCGGTCTCGATTCCGAGTCGCCGACTGGCACTGCAGAGATCGGTGTTGCGGACGACTGA
- a CDS encoding helix-turn-helix domain-containing protein: MAGTASPIQSQADAPAPLDVRLAIRPPNEATCPLMTETVESVRRSSAGNESGTECRLVIGSGRSTSFQTAKIGDQCLCPVFDTHDCVWEMTGVDDGTLQFAITVPDRSGLASLVNSLDDTGATVRLERITPASADRHAEDMLTAKQREAFLVALNAGYYERPRGTTQEEIADELDISQGAVSKRLTAARRQIAEKYARRLVD; encoded by the coding sequence ATGGCCGGGACGGCGTCACCGATCCAATCACAGGCCGACGCGCCAGCACCGCTCGACGTCCGGTTGGCGATCCGACCGCCGAACGAGGCGACCTGTCCGCTGATGACCGAGACCGTCGAGTCGGTGCGTCGGTCCTCGGCGGGGAACGAATCGGGAACCGAATGCCGACTGGTCATCGGCTCCGGCAGGTCGACGAGCTTCCAGACGGCGAAGATCGGCGACCAGTGTCTGTGTCCCGTCTTCGACACTCACGACTGCGTCTGGGAGATGACCGGCGTGGACGATGGAACGTTGCAGTTCGCGATCACCGTCCCGGACCGGTCCGGCCTGGCGTCCCTGGTGAACAGCCTCGACGATACCGGTGCGACGGTCAGACTCGAGCGGATCACGCCCGCCAGCGCGGATCGCCACGCCGAGGACATGCTGACCGCCAAACAGCGGGAGGCGTTCCTCGTGGCCCTGAACGCTGGGTACTACGAACGACCGAGAGGGACCACACAGGAGGAGATCGCCGACGAACTCGACATCTCTCAGGGAGCCGTCTCCAAGCGGTTGACGGCCGCGCGCCGGCAGATCGCGGAGAAGTACGCTCGGCGACTGGTCGACTGA
- a CDS encoding GAF domain-containing protein → MNRTWAASAGLALSGVGLVAVQLSRWPSSTLVEMFATLPFVWMALSLVYAGYWLSKSDRYGVYGQRVLVWTAGSALTFAAVAVLVVLAADSSSPFTSAFGPVADMLTAGALAGTLVGLYDAQSKDRLVALEAERDHVKQFADKAESLNHYGKALNQSQSLYEVSALSIEVLELLIGSRGSAVTYESDEDVTILDSTLASDAADVIEAAAHSLATRESLVAVRFPHDADLQIPDDLGIQEVIAVPIASANGGTLSLVAFLDGDDSYDREDLDLLESLSAHVGTALSRIDTSGIRTDA, encoded by the coding sequence GTGAACCGTACCTGGGCGGCGTCCGCCGGGTTAGCGCTCTCGGGGGTGGGCCTCGTGGCCGTGCAACTGTCTCGCTGGCCGTCGTCGACGCTCGTCGAGATGTTCGCGACGCTTCCGTTCGTCTGGATGGCGCTCTCGCTCGTCTACGCTGGCTACTGGCTTTCGAAGAGCGACCGGTACGGCGTGTACGGACAGCGGGTTCTCGTCTGGACGGCCGGTTCTGCCCTCACGTTTGCCGCCGTCGCCGTGCTCGTGGTCCTTGCCGCCGATAGCTCTTCACCGTTCACGTCCGCGTTCGGGCCGGTTGCCGACATGCTCACGGCTGGTGCCCTCGCTGGAACGCTCGTCGGGTTGTACGATGCACAGAGCAAGGACCGACTCGTCGCACTGGAGGCCGAACGCGACCACGTCAAGCAGTTCGCCGACAAAGCCGAGAGTCTCAACCACTACGGCAAGGCACTCAACCAGTCCCAGAGCCTCTACGAGGTGAGTGCGCTCTCGATAGAGGTCCTCGAACTGCTAATCGGGAGTCGCGGGTCCGCCGTGACGTACGAATCTGATGAGGACGTAACGATACTCGATTCCACGCTCGCTTCGGATGCGGCGGACGTCATCGAGGCGGCCGCCCACAGTCTCGCCACCCGAGAGTCGCTTGTTGCGGTTCGGTTCCCACATGACGCCGATCTACAGATACCAGACGACCTGGGCATCCAGGAGGTCATCGCCGTCCCGATAGCGTCCGCGAACGGGGGGACCCTCTCACTGGTCGCATTCCTGGACGGTGACGACAGCTACGACCGCGAGGACCTCGACTTGCTCGAATCGCTATCGGCACACGTCGGAACGGCCCTCTCCCGCATCGACACGTCCGGTATTCGTACCGATGCGTAG
- a CDS encoding DUF4397 domain-containing protein, translating to MTETSRKLLVVALSLALVGSIMAVGAIAGGTADSDDSDADPQQTSYLRAVHASPDAPAVDVMVENETVLENVSFGDVSEYLPVEAGTYNVTIAAAEDPDTVVFDGNVTLEPRTVTTLAATGEISDGAETSFEPVAFEDTAVTPGANDSAVRVVHLSPDAPTVDITAGDGSVVLAENVSYQNASDYATVPAGNYTVEIRAATADNDGDIVTTVDVSLENGTAYSAMAVGYLNPDEAPADTMFEVLTAEDATKTIVVPTDEEDSEDEMTTESES from the coding sequence GTGACAGAAACATCCAGAAAGCTGCTCGTGGTAGCGCTCTCACTCGCCCTCGTCGGTTCCATTATGGCCGTCGGTGCGATAGCGGGCGGAACCGCAGATAGCGATGATAGCGATGCCGACCCCCAGCAAACGTCGTATCTCAGAGCGGTTCACGCTTCACCGGACGCGCCGGCAGTCGACGTGATGGTCGAGAACGAGACCGTTCTCGAAAACGTCTCGTTCGGTGACGTCAGCGAGTACCTCCCTGTCGAGGCCGGGACGTACAACGTGACGATCGCTGCGGCCGAAGACCCAGATACCGTCGTCTTCGATGGCAACGTCACTCTCGAACCACGAACGGTAACGACGCTGGCCGCGACCGGAGAAATCAGTGACGGTGCCGAAACGTCCTTCGAACCGGTAGCGTTCGAGGACACGGCGGTCACGCCCGGAGCGAACGACAGTGCCGTCCGCGTCGTCCACCTCTCGCCGGATGCGCCTACCGTCGACATCACGGCCGGGGACGGTAGCGTCGTGCTGGCGGAGAACGTGAGTTACCAGAATGCATCGGACTACGCGACCGTGCCCGCGGGCAACTACACCGTCGAAATCCGGGCGGCGACAGCAGATAACGATGGCGATATCGTCACCACCGTCGATGTCTCCCTCGAAAACGGGACGGCATACTCGGCCATGGCCGTCGGCTACCTCAACCCCGATGAGGCGCCCGCAGATACGATGTTCGAAGTCCTGACGGCAGAGGACGCGACCAAAACGATCGTTGTACCGACCGATGAAGAAGACAGCGAAGACGAGATGACGACGGAATCCGAATCGTAG
- a CDS encoding TspO/MBR family protein yields the protein MDFTDGVWSLADRRPWVALVVAVVATVLVGASGAVFTSMGLASWYPQLARPDLAPPNWVFGPVWTTLFALMGVAVWLVWKEATGQLSDGARFALGIFVVHFAINLAWSGVFFGLRSLLGGLIVIAVLWLLIVATIWAFARVDRRAGVLLVPYLAWVSFAGYLNYAFWLLN from the coding sequence ATGGATTTCACCGACGGGGTATGGTCGTTGGCGGATCGCCGTCCCTGGGTCGCCCTCGTGGTCGCCGTCGTCGCGACGGTGCTTGTCGGAGCGTCGGGCGCGGTCTTCACGTCAATGGGGCTGGCATCGTGGTACCCGCAGCTGGCGCGTCCCGACCTCGCCCCACCGAACTGGGTGTTCGGCCCGGTCTGGACCACGCTGTTCGCACTGATGGGTGTCGCCGTCTGGCTCGTCTGGAAGGAGGCCACCGGCCAACTGAGCGATGGTGCTCGCTTCGCTCTCGGAATATTCGTGGTCCACTTCGCCATCAATCTGGCCTGGTCCGGGGTGTTCTTCGGTCTTCGGTCGTTACTCGGCGGCCTCATCGTCATCGCCGTACTGTGGCTTCTCATCGTCGCAACCATCTGGGCGTTCGCCAGGGTGGACCGACGGGCAGGGGTGCTGTTAGTGCCGTACCTCGCGTGGGTGAGTTTCGCCGGTTATCTCAACTACGCGTTCTGGCTGCTCAATTGA
- a CDS encoding bacteriorhodopsin, which translates to METTIWYVFGALGMFLGTAYAGWGLLTSHENYWRYYLVLTLVTGIATIAYVAMALGVGRVHTYGGILYLPRYIDWMLTTPLLVLYLVMLAKPPRRTYYVLVALEVVVIGAGIVAALVRDPFRWISYLVGVAAYGYIVYSLLVVLPRQAALENHRPRAVFVKLRNLTLILWSIYPIVWLLGPFGLGLLVIETEAIVVTYLDLLAKVGFVAIAVNGRDAIATVTSTPLPD; encoded by the coding sequence ATGGAAACCACGATCTGGTACGTCTTCGGTGCGCTGGGGATGTTCCTGGGGACAGCCTACGCAGGCTGGGGGCTGCTAACGAGTCACGAGAATTACTGGCGCTACTATCTCGTCCTCACACTCGTGACGGGCATCGCGACGATTGCCTACGTGGCGATGGCGCTCGGTGTTGGCCGTGTGCATACGTATGGTGGCATCCTGTATCTTCCACGATACATCGACTGGATGCTCACGACCCCGTTGCTCGTCCTCTATCTCGTGATGCTTGCAAAGCCCCCGCGGCGAACCTACTATGTTCTCGTCGCTCTCGAAGTCGTCGTCATTGGCGCCGGGATCGTCGCCGCCTTGGTACGGGATCCGTTTCGGTGGATTTCGTACCTCGTTGGCGTCGCCGCCTATGGATATATCGTGTACTCACTACTGGTCGTTCTGCCACGACAGGCCGCCCTGGAGAACCATCGCCCACGAGCGGTGTTCGTGAAGCTACGGAATCTGACGCTGATCCTCTGGAGTATCTATCCGATCGTCTGGTTACTCGGCCCATTCGGACTCGGCTTGCTCGTCATCGAGACCGAGGCGATCGTGGTGACGTACCTGGATCTCTTGGCGAAGGTTGGATTCGTCGCCATCGCCGTGAATGGTCGTGATGCAATTGCGACCGTCACGTCGACGCCACTCCCCGATTAG